Genomic segment of Macaca nemestrina isolate mMacNem1 chromosome 3, mMacNem.hap1, whole genome shotgun sequence:
ATCATGTCAGACAAGATTATGCCTATAgtctctttaaaaattacagaaaagaaaaagactgaaaatactccaaaattaatgaaatattaataaaatcaaaacagaGAATAGGATGGCCCATATGGGCAAAAAtgacatattaattttaggaaTCTATCCAAATATGTCCATCTTCCCTGTGCTTCCACAATACTGTGTTCATAACCAATTTGTTGATTTTCCTGTCTCTTCCACTAAACTTCTAAGTTGATTAAGAATAGAGACTAATTACAGAATATAGTTAGTTCTCATATGTCTGCTGAATGAATACTCCTTTATCTTTACCATACAAACtcagtaaaaaatttaaaaaaaagtcgaGTTCTGTGAGGAGAAAGACTGTACTTCTTAAACAGTAATTGCAAAGGACTATAAAACTTTCTCAGAATCCTCAATGGAATAGGTAGTCAAATGTTAACTGATTAAACTGACACAAGCATCAGATTAATGTGGCTTGCTATGAATCTGAATTTCCAACAACCCAATGGAAGATTAAGTACTATTATACTGAAAGTTCCCAGatgtatttaaaatagaattataaaatgtaagCTGTAATGACAAAAGTTAATGTTCATATAATTAAGCAAAAAATCCCTCTGCAGGTATGCCATATCATGACGGTTCTAAGAATACActgtaaatactttaaaatactttactATCCTCCTTACCCTAAATCctcacaaaggaaatatattacaGTTCATAGTTATCTTTTTAGGTTGATGACTTTGAACAGAATCAACCTATGCCCAGTCAACTGATGACCTTAATTAATGGTAACTAATAAATCACCCAAACAATATTTCCCAAGTAACTTCCTTTTTCTGGAGGTGTAGGGGAAAGTACACTCTACCTTCATTGCAAGAGGTGTGATCTTGCTCTAGAGCATGGTAAAATTACTGCCTGGGTCATGGACAATATTTAAAGTATGAAAGAGAAACATCCTTAAACTAACTATAAATATCAGTGACCACtatataattaattttgagaGGTGTTACTCAAAAAGGCTGCATCTATTAATAACTTCCGCTTGGGTGTCTATATCTAACTCAATCAGTGAGATGCCTACTTATAAggtctcttatttcctttttctgttaaGTATTTGATCCTAAACTCCTACTCTAGGAAAGAAAACAgcaaagctattttaaaaagattagctTGGTTATACTTTGTAAAGCATTAGCTGCATCCCATGTGATTTTTAAAGCAACAAACATAAAACAGCCGTGAGCAACCAAAGAGCACATGACATCTCAAAATTGCTTTTTGAATTTAATGAAACCTATAGGCTTACATGCAAAAGATATAGATAATTCCATTAAATAAATTGTGGGAATTAAAATATGACTtctgaaaaaacagaaacaaatctgGTTATAAAACAAACACTCATGCATTCTTCTGAAATAAAGACATTAGGAAAAGTTGTGTTCATGCAAACTGCCATCAGTTTAAAAACTAAACTGAGGAACTAAGGCAATTTTCAAGTGACCATGAACACAACAATACTAATTATCATTAATAAATATGGAAAATCATAGCaatgtaatttacatttattacaAGGCTATTTGAAAACACCAAGATATTCACAAAAATAAGAATCTATGAGGAAAAGTGTGCATGCAATCaattctgaaatataaaaactatcTGGCAAAGAATCAACTAAATGGGCTTTCAGAAACGAAATTACAGAATCTCATAATAATTAACAGAATAAAATGATTAGAAAACACTGTTGGAAAAGGTATAACCTCTTTTATTATAATACTTATTTCATGGTTTTTCTTAAACCCAGACATTTGCCACAAACACTTACGGGAGTGTCAATAAAAGCTTAGAAAGgctgaaaaacacacaaaagaacaAAGTGATCCTAATCTTGAAAAAAGATGACCTAAGCAAAGATtataaacactgaaaaataaCTAAGGAGGTCAATGCACAATATTAGAAGCAGTATGACGAAGGGAATTCAAACTTAATTACAATTTGAAGAGATATTAATTTTTTTGCTCGGATATATTAAAaaccctgttttattttaaaataagtggtCAATTAGAAACTTTTCCTCCTGAAAATGAGGtactctttaaagaaaaataagattatagAAAAACCCTACATTCTTATATTTAATGATTTAGCAGATGCTTGAAAATGTATTATTCTGCTTAATTAGAAAGATCAGCTTTTATTGTACTTATAATATTTGTGTTTACTTctctaatttttactttaaaataaagcaatgtaGTGCTAATATTGTCCTTAATTTTAAGTAGATATTGACCATACATTCCTGTTACACAATGTTATTGCACCATACTCAATTAGTAGCAGATGGCGTGCTACTCTACTGCATAACGTAGTACTCAATCTCATAAGCTCTCTTCTCATTCTCTAGATGTTCCACTTAGATAATCCTTATTCATCCAACTAGACTCTTACCTTCTCCAAGACAAAGAATAGTATTTTTTATCCATATATCCTGAGGGTAATTAAAACACTAACATACAGAATGAATGAAGATAcatttcttgaattttctttattaattttgaaCCTCAACAAAGTGTGTTCGTCAttctcaggaaaaaacaaaacaaaacaatccaatGTTTTAAAAGGCCAAAGCTATTCTAGTACTCACaagaattaaaatagaaagaCAAGTGGAAAACATTTCAAGAACAATTAAAGCACTGAACACagaataggaaacaaaaagaaggcaTCCATTACTTAAGCTGTAATACAAGAgtccattctttttccttttcagtggGCATGTAACAGTTTGATGACTATGAATGTCCCTGAAGTTCATCTGGTTTACAAACCACTATTTAAGAAATGCTTTATTAGATAAACAAATTGGGCTTGGTATGCAACTACAtactgtttttgtgtgtgtgtgtgtgtgtgagtaaagactcaaataatatttttttctgagacagatcTCCAAATTATGATTTACCACATTATCATAACAGCCTATTAAAGATTAGTGGAAAGTATCTTCAATTAGTTCAAGGTAATTTATTATGTGACATGCTCAAGCACTGCAAGTAGAACGTGTGGAAGACCAAAAATTTAGAGTTGATATATTGACCACTCCCCAGGTGGAAGGCAGGGTGACATGCATGTGTATGCTTCACACACTCGATTACTGTTGCAAGACATTACTTtgtttacagtgagctgatatGTCATATGTAAACTCGTAAGTAATAACAACCTCAGTTAAAGGATATTTACTCTTTGATTTAAAACGTATGAATAAATATAGCATAACCTTAACATTAAACTGAAAACTCCTATTTTTCTGGGAAGAGGGGGTGgtgtcttgttatgttgcccaggctggactcaactccagggctcaggcaatcaatcctcttgcctcagccttccaagtagtgcACGTTGCTGGATCTGGCTGCAAATTCCATTGTAATATAATTTAGAATTCAAATTTTTAAGTATGCTTCTTGCAAGGGTAACTAGCTAATGACATTTTAAAGTAAAGTAATTAATAGCCCTAAGGATATTCATGCATAtatactggctgggcgtggtggctcaagcctgaaatcccgacactttggaggccgaggcgggcagattacgtgaggtcaggagtctgagaccagcctggccaacatggtgaaaccctgtctctactaataatataaaaattagacaggcatggaggtgcctgcctgtaatcacagctactggggaggctgaggcacgagaatcgcttgaacctgggagtgcagtgagccaagatcatgccactgcacttcagcctgagtgacagagtgaaaactgactcaaaaaaaaaaaaaaaaaaaagaaattcatagaGATATATAATACTCATTTTAAAGTcagaaatgtttataatttatatttgcttttaaaaagttttaaatgtgagggttttctattttaaaaaattcttatctaaaataaaattccaaaccacaaaattttacatattaacagaaataaaaatcaacctacaaaactagttctttcttatttattgaaTTCAATTATGTGTTCACCTCTTGATATAGATAAGCCTGCAGTATCCAAGTACAAGAATTAAGACttcagttctagaattttgtATTATATTCTAGGCCCTAATGAATTTGAgcctaaaggaaataaaaagtaaaatgttttaaaataatgtacttGTTAACAAAAATATACTCGAATTACATTGTATGTGATGACAAAAGGTCAGAAATGCAAATAATCTCCTCAGATATTTAAGTGACTAAGTATcttctataattttaattttgccaaaGAATGAGAAACTACCCAACATTTTAAGATATCAATTTCATTTTGTAGCTGCTGCTGTATTTTTAAGAGGCTCAACTTCAAATACCTCAACCTTTTATGGAAAGATGGAAACACATAACAAATTATGTATAAGCACTTTTAGGGTACATAGAGGAGACAATGACATTTCTTTTAAGTCCAGTTGAAAGGTCACATACTACCTCCACTTCCTTAGACTAATGCCTTAGACCCTTTGCTCAAAGAAACCAAGAGGCTTGTATTCTAAAAATAGAGGCAAGGGGGTGGGGCACcagggaggaaaagaaatggccaaaacagatcAGAGAAAGTGTAAAAGCTGGCTGGAAAGGCCTTAAATGACCTAGTTCAAGGTCccccttttacagataaggaaactgtgaCCCAGAGAGATTAAAGCTCATAAACTATGTCATTCAATGTCATAAAGAttatgaggaagaggaagaagatccAAGTTACAGGCCTTCTTTCCTTCCAGTTCCATTCACTTtccattatctctttttttcctccaccATTGTCTTCTACTTCATCACATCACACGTCTGGCTCAAGTATCTAAAGGGAATGCCAATATCTCGGCAGTTTACCAGATAAGTTTATCTTTAAGCACCAAAAtcatttttcctaaaataaatctCCCTAAAATCTTAGGTTATAAAACAGGTAAAAGCAGAGTAGCTTTGATTGAGGTCTAAGTGGGAGGGCAGCCCCAGAGGCTGATTTGAAAGCTTCCCTTTCATTACCACCCGTCTCCTTTCTAGCATTCCACCAATTGAAATCAACTCTATAACCTGATTTCTCGACATCTGTCCCTGCCTCATGGAccctgtaatgccagctaatTTGTATTCTTTTCCATGGATACTTATTTCTCCTATATATGTATCCATCCTATTGCTTCTTCCTGCACAAACAGAGTAATTATGTCCTCTTCTATCTGAAAACATTTCTCTTGCCACCttcaaaataattacattaattttcttcTCCTAAACATACCATCTCCTAGGCATTCACGTGTtgaatttaaatacaaaaatgctACCATAAAAATGCCACTAATAAGGTTTAACTGGACCAGAGTAGAGAAGAGAGTAGACGTAAATAGCTAACTTATATTAACAAGACAATACCTTGCAAATTACATGAAGTAACTACCACTTCTAAGTGAAGACCCTGGCAggactactttggaaaacaggcaGGACTTGGCTAAAACAATTGTTAGTGGTTGATTATCAAAATTGGTGCTAACTTTCTAGATTAGAAAGTTACTTACAAATATATTACTAATCTGTTTATGTCCTTACTTGTAAAATCATATCATGTTAATAAATTAACCAAGGAAGAGACTTAGAATAACACAGCTCCATTCATAAAACACACACGACGTTAAGTCTATGCTCATTCAAACTGGAGCTCTCTAAGAAAGAACCTGCATATATAAGGACTGAGTTTTCTATATCCTGTAATAATCCTCACCACCTGGTACACCTAGTATACattcaaattcagtttgcaaGAAGAAAGATAGTATTTTGTAAAAAGGTGTGAATGTAATTTGATTAAGGCTAACTCCCAGCTTTTTCACTAATGGTTTCTCCATAGAAAACTGATTATTTGGAATAAGTCAGGGTACAAAAGCAGTAACAAAATTTAGAATACTAGGCTATAAATTGTTTAATAAAGGTGAAAAAACGAAACCAAGAGAAGTCTTTTTTAGAAATATATCTCAAAACAAATAGACTTCAAGACAAAAATTTACTGAAAAGttctacaaaacattaaatacAAAGCTGCATGTTAAGTAAACATATGATTTTGTACCTAATTGCATATAATTCTGAAAAGAGATACAATCTGTTTAGTTTGACTGATGTTTAAAGTCAGGTGCTCTTGTGTATATAATCcctttttccaaaaatatttattatgttttagaaatataaaaggattaattacttttaaatttgaaaataaaaaaattcttacatTAAATAGTTCAAAGCAGGTgatccttaaaaaataaattgcttcaGTGTCCTCTAACATATGTTTCAATAGGTATAATAAGAAAGTAAATACTAAATCCTACTCATAACATAAATACTAAACTCCTAACCGAAATCCTAAAAAGTATACACTGTGCAGCCTACCTGGTCTATTCTGGATGTTCCGGCTGCAGTGCACCAACTATCTTGGAGTGAATCTGAGCCCCAAGCTGGCAACTGCAAACTAGATCTCACCTTCAATAGCATAGAAGTTTTCATCAGAAATCAGCAGTTGTCTTCCCCATACCCAcccaatgaaagaaagaaagaaaaccaaaaataaacctCTATCTTAAATCCTCATTCCATCCTTTAAaggtttaagaaaaaacaaaacaaaacaaaaacctcacttGCAATAGCCATAAAGGAacttcaacaaaataataaaaagcctgggggaaaaaaaaagtctaatcaACATATTAGGccacatttagaaaaaataatcagtGAATTAGTGAAGATAAATTTAAATTAGATGCAAAAAAGCCCTAATATTATTTTGCCACAATCACAGCTGTGCTAAgtatattctaatatatataCAGCCGATCGTAGTCAAATCTAAGAATAGTTaaaattacagaacattttaGCTTAGCTATATTATAGGAGAAACAAATTTTGGTGGCCCATTACagtttataaatgaaaacattcttaaaGAGTTGCCAATTGAAAGCTTCAGTATGTATTTAATTAATACAACGGGTTTTTCTATGTTTTACTAAGCTTATTTTCCATTGCGTGTTTAGAGAATTTTTTTACATTCTCAATTTTCTCTGTATAGATATTTTAACCTTTGTTAATTAAATTACaggcttaaaaattaaaactttatttgaaaaaatgttaattttaccataccactaccaccaccacccaaTTCCCTATTTTGAAAGATTAACATTAGAGATAAGGTCATTTACATACCATTCTTACCTGTAAGGGTAAGAGTGTATTACTATTGTTGTCTGTTCTGAACACATTATCTTCAATCCAAGATTTTGGAGTCAGTGATGGAGTTGAGCGAGTAAATTTCGGTGGTGCTATGACATTACCAGAAAACGGTTTCTTCAATGGAGATATCTGATTCATAGTTCCTGGGATTCCCATGTTTCCGGTTCTACGATGATCTCTGCCATGCATTGCTCCCCAGGACATACTTCCAGTGCCCCAGCCACTGCTCTGATGGTTGCTCCAGGGAGATTGTTTCAGAAGAGGCTGGGGAAAACATAGCTATTTAAATTGTGGCATTTAAAGAGTTTGCAATTCAAATTCAAATGTCAGACCTAAGAATTTAtatgaatgaaatatataaagGCAAAAGAATACATCCTTTCTAGGTTATAAAAGTAATAGTCTTGAGATCTTTCTATGTGAAATCATATTTGATGCTGGTCAAGTTTTCATCTTTTTGTGTACtataaatatgatattttatgACAGTTATTGAAATAGAACCATGCAGTTCCTTATCCTTCAGAAATAACTGTATACAtgataaatatgaagaaaaaaattgaaattaactGAAGATTCTTAAAGATATAACATACACGGTGATCTTAAAGCAACCATATTATGCTAGGCACACAACTAAAAATATGGTCTTTGTTAATTAAAATATCCTACTCATGCAAGTGAAATACATTGACTTCATGTTTCCAAAACAAGTTGCACTGCTACAAAAGTGGGAATTACTCTATTGCACAAATTAAAATCGCCTTTTGGAATAAGGGCAGTATAGAAACTATGTCATTTTTCTGCATTGTTTATTTAACTGTTAAGGCATATTATTCCAGTTTTAGGATAGTTTGTcttaaagtgtttttgtttttatttcacttaattatCCATGAACTTTCAAGCAATTATCTGATGTTGCCCATAGGTGGATCCACTGAGGTATACTGCCAATTAACTATATGCTTTGATTATTCCACTAGAGATCTTGATACAAGTCTCCATCAAGTTGATTcattttcaaaagtaaattaCATCCTAATCTAAAGCCTGTGGCAAGAAAAGTCAAGTCATCAAAGAATGGTAAATCCACCAAAAGGCTAATAATTGtagttttgggtttgtttttttttttaaagaagtattcATTGCTGGTAATTCTACTGTCAATACGTTTATACTTTAATACTTTGGTGTTAAGATGTAGCCAAAGAAGTATGAACCAGACAGTTACTAAAAATATGATTCTCTTAAAATTGAACCTGCTTTTTATAAGACAATTAAAAGAGAAACTCCTGATCTACagtaccaatttttaaaaacttttaaatgctAACATAATCATGAGTATATATTACTCTTTCCTCCTCCACAGAGTTCCATGGATAATTAAGGAGCCATGGACAAACCACTTCATTCTTGAGGGCCTTACTTTCCTTATTAAATGATTTAATGCTCAAAGTTATCTTCCAGTGATCTAAAATTCTATATGAAAGCTGTGTGACCTCTCACACTCCATGGCTAGACCCATCTTTTGTTCAAAAGCAGATTACAGTTAAATATGGATCATTGTGTATGTTCTTCCAACGTTCTGTATCACAActttaagaatacaaaattacctACAGATAATTTTCTGTGGACAAGTTTCCAGTTAACAAAATGAAGACTCTGAGACACAAAAGACAGTTGCTGAGGATTATAAAAATCATGAAAACGTGGAACATTATTTCAAAATCCCTATTTTCAATCCTTATAGGCCACATTCTCTTTTCTAAGAAAGAAATCAGTGATTCAACAAAAACTGTTCACTATCACTTTGGTTAACTCAGATAAACTGTTAACTTTCACTTGGGTTAATTTAGATAATATTCACTTTAAAAAAGACTAATCCTTGAAAACTTTGGTCAACTGAAAAAGTTATGGGGTTAAGGTCATATTTTGCGTCTCTGTCAATCCTTAATCACGAAAATAGAAAATGGACTTAAACAGAATGAACACTGCAAGAAATGCTAACAAGATTCAAAACCAACAAGACACTCTTTCGACGTCAATTTACCAATCCAGCAGTCACCCAAAAATTGTATTGAGAGAATAACAAAAAAGATCTTGAATCAGAAAAGATCCGGAAAATAAAAACCTCTGCCCAGTGTTATTTCATAATATTACCTACTTAAAATACACACGGCTCAATATTCCCTTGCAGAAGGTTAAGGCAACCAAAAAATGTACCGAGAGTCTACAAGGAAACACTAATCCCAGATCCAAGTTCAGTTTTGTCTTAAAACCCACAAAACATGACACCAACATTGAAAAGCACAGAAACTAAGACAATCGTGAGGTATCTCGGTTTGAACTCGAGCCGTCACTAACAGTTTCTTCTTCCCAGTCCTGTAAGCCGAGGAGGCGACACCGCGGGAACCAGGTCCTGCGAGGAGCGCGGTCAGCCGCTCCCTCCCCACTCGCCGGTGGCCCAGGGTGCGGCGTTGCCGGCAGGTTGACCGGACGGAGCTTTGCGAGCGGCTCGACGGACCGCCGGGCGGGCTGCGGCTTCAAGGCGAGATCCCCGCCGGCCAATTAAGAATAAACAAActccaaagaaaaaaagcctTTCCGCCTTCCCTCATTGGATGGTAGGACAGAGTCAAGGGCTCCCCCGCACGCACCTTCTCCAACAATCATTTTCCTCCTGCCCAAGTTCACTTTCCACGGCCGCTCTTCCAAGGCCCCTGGCCCGCCCCCGGTCCTCGCCGCGCCTCCCCGAGTCAGGGGCCCGGGGCGGCGGCCCTCCAGGCTCAGGGCACCGGGTGGAGCCCGGGATGCGCCAGCTAGGAGGGTCAGGGAGAGACGCCGCGCCCGGCAGCCCGCGGCCACGGCGCTATtcagcccctgccccagcccccaccGCTGCGCCGGGACATTCGAGGGGCGCCCGGCCAGCCGTGGCTCCCAGCGCGAACTCGTCTCCCACGCCCCCGCAGCCCACGGTGGCTACTGCCTTCCCACCCCGCCGGGGGCTGGGGTTCCGAGTCCTGTCACGGTCGTCCGCCCTCTCAGTCCTACTCTCACTTGCGCGAGTGGCCCCGTCGCGGCTTCTCTCGGGGCTAAGATCGGGTCCCCGGCCTCCCCGCCGCCGCCTCCGTCCCCCGCCCGCAGTCTCCCGGTCCCGCGGCGCGGCCATGCCGCCGCCCGCCGTACCTGGTGGTGGTTATAGGAGTTCCTCTGCTGCAGGAAGGCGGCGGCCGCCGCCTGGTGCTGCTGCTGGAGCTGCGGGCTGACGGGCGACCTCCGACTCTGAGGCTGCTGCGGCGCCGCGGGCGGCGGGGGCTGCTGTTGAGGTAAATTCATGGCGGGCGGCGGCGGAGGGGGCACAGCGGTAGCCGAGAAGGGGCCGCCgaagccgccgccgccgccgccgccgccgctcgtCGGCACGCTGAGCCCAGTGCAGCCGTGCGGCGACACGGGCGAGAAGCTCGGGAAGAAGGCTGGGTTCATGGACGACGGCAGCCCGGGGTAGAAGCCGTTCTCTGAGTCGGGGCTGGGCGGCGGCATGGCGCTGAgcgagccgccgccgccgccgcccggggTGGTGGCCGACGAGCCGGGCGGCTGCGGCTGCGGCTGGGGCGTCTGCTGGGGtggcggctgctgctgctgcggctGGGTCGGCGGCGgctgctggggctggggtggCGGGGACGCGGTCTGCACCGACCAGGGGGTGCCGAAGCCGggcagcggcggcggcgacgCGGAGCCGCCTccccctccgcctcctgggggccccccgcccccgccgccgccgccgccgcccgggtGTGGAAGGTCCGGGCTCTGCAGGCTGCTGAAGGCGCCCGCGCCAAGCGCACCGCCGGGCAGGAGGTTACTGGGACTGTTGAGCAGAGGGTGGTTGGGGGACTCCATGGAGCCCGGCGCGGGGTTCACCGGCGGCGTCGAGGAGGCCAAGCTCGCATTGGGGGACTCGGCGGCGCTGCCCTCGCCCGGGGCTGGGGTCTTGCGAGGGCTGCCCGCGCCTCCGTGGCGGCGCCGCGGGGCTGCGGGCGGCGAGGGAGGGAGCTGCGGGAGCGGGGGCAGGTCGGCCGGACGCTGCCGCGGGGCGAAGTCCTGCGGCGAGAGGTGCTGCGGGTGCGGGAGGCTGAACTGCTGCGGCGGCTGTTGCTGCTGGCGCTGACCGAGCTGCGCCGGCTGGAGGAGCGGGCCGGCCGGCGGCGGCGGGCTGAACCGACCGGGGCAGTGGAGcggcggaggcggcggcggcggcggcttcGAGTCCGGAGggtggggaaggtggggagggctgaactctttcctcttctggctgctcagctgctgctgctgccgcttaCTGAAGTCCTGCGGGGAGGAGgtgcggcagcagcagcaggcggaggcggaggaggaggaggggtggtGCAGACTCGGTTTGAAGTcctgggaggggaggaggtgggtCACACCCGCGATCGTGCCGCCGCCGGGGTGGTGGTTGGGGAGTTTCTCCGTGGCCGCCGCCCCCGAAAGCGGCCGCGCCGGCTGCTGTGTCAGCCCCAGCAGCAGCTCATCCTGCATGGTCTGCTGATGAGCCAGGAAcggggaggaagaggaagcggCGGCGGCCGGGCTGCCCGCGCCGCCACCGAGGGGGATGGAGAAGGGGGAGGCGGCCTCTAAGAAGCCGGTGACAGGCAACGGTGGTGGCGACAGCGGGCCGAAGGGCGTGGCGGAGGGCAGCGGGTTGGCGGACCCCACGGCGTAGGGACCGTACGCCTCGCCGCTGAACAGGGGCCCGGGGCTGCTGCTTCGAAGCGGGGCGGTCTGCAGCACCCCAAACCCGAAATCCCTCATTTATCTGGCCGCCGGCAGCGGGAGGAGACGCTCCTCGTCCCCTGCCCCACCTAGGAAGCCGCCGGCGCTGGGGCTGCGCGGCCGTGGTGGAAGGAGGGGGAGTCAGTGAGAGAGGGACACCGTGACTGAGCCGGGGGCACCGACTTCGGCCCCACCACCCCTCGCGGCGATCGCCGCCGCCGCCACCTCCCGAGACCGGCTCGGGCGCCGCCGCCGCTCCCGTCGCCGTCGCCGCCCTGGCCGCTTAAGAACCCCGGAACGTGCGTCAGCGCCACCTCACAATCGCGCCGCCCCCCGCGGTGCGTCCCGGCACGCGCGGGCGCGAGGCCACAGCACCCCCGtcgcccctccccgcccctcaTTAATATGCAGACGCAGGCGGGGGCGCGCTCGCGCTCCCGGGAGGGCGGGAGCGAGCGGCGCGTCTCCTCGGGCCTCTCCGCTCCCGGGGAAATGGAAAGGCCCGTTGGGGCGGGGGTCGGCTGGCTGACAGAGGTCGGAGCACGGGGTGGGCGCGCGCACGAGGGCAAGCACGCGCCTGGGAGGGAGGGACGGTTCCTGGGCAACGGCCCCTCCCTGGCGCGGGATCGGCGCAGAACCTGCCCGGGTCGCACGCGTCTCCGCCCCTCGCGGTGCCTCCTCCTTCCTGTCACCTCGGTTCCGCCCTAAGTGAGGAGAAACCCTGCCGCACCACTCGGGCTTCCCAGGGCGGGGCTGCCCcgtgggggaaactgaggcccgggaCCTCGACCAGCGCCTGCGCCGTGCGAGCCCGCGTAGAAATAGGTGCCCGAGGACCCCAGCGCAATGCGAGAGCCCGGCGCAGCCCGGGGGGTCCTGTGGTG
This window contains:
- the LOC105487916 gene encoding cytoplasmic polyadenylation element-binding protein 2 isoform X2, producing MRDFGFGVLQTAPLRSSSPGPLFSGEAYGPYAVGSANPLPSATPFGPLSPPPLPVTGFLEAASPFSIPLGGGAGSPAAAASSSSPFLAHQQTMQDELLLGLTQQPARPLSGAAATEKLPNHHPGGGTIAGVTHLLPSQDFKPSLHHPSSSSASACCCCRTSSPQDFSKRQQQQLSSQKRKEFSPPHLPHPPDSKPPPPPPPPLHCPGRFSPPPPAGPLLQPAQLGQRQQQQPPQQFSLPHPQHLSPQDFAPRQRPADLPPLPQLPPSPPAAPRRRHGGAGSPRKTPAPGEGSAAESPNASLASSTPPVNPAPGSMESPNHPLLNSPSNLLPGGALGAGAFSSLQSPDLPHPGGGGGGGGGGPPGGGGGGGSASPPPLPGFGTPWSVQTASPPPQPQQPPPTQPQQQQPPPQQTPQPQPQPPGSSATTPGGGGGGSLSAMPPPSPDSENGFYPGLPSSMNPAFFPSFSPVSPHGCTGLSVPTSGGGGGGGGFGGPFSATAVPPPPPPAMNLPQQQPPPPAAPQQPQSRRSPVSPQLQQQHQAAAAAFLQQRNSYNHHQPLLKQSPWSNHQSSGWGTGSMSWGAMHGRDHRRTGNMGIPGTMNQISPLKKPFSGNVIAPPKFTRSTPSLTPKSWIEDNVFRTDNNSNTLLPLQVRSSLQLPAWGSDSLQDSWCTAAGTSRIDQDRSRMYDSLNMHSLENSLIDIMRAEHDPLKGRLSYPHPGTDNLLMLNGRSSLFPIDDGLLDDGHSDQVGVLNSPTCYSAHQNGERIERFSRKVFVGGLPPDIDEDEITASFRRFGPLVVDWPHKAESKSYFPPKGYAFLLFQEESSVQALIDACIEEDGKLYLCVSSPTIKDKPVQIRPWNLSDSDFVMDGSQPLDPRKTIFVGGVPRPLRAVELAMIMDRLYGGVCYAGIDTDPELKYPKGAGRVAFSNQQSYIAAISARFVQLQHGDIDKRVEVKPYVLDDQMCDECQGARCGGKFAPFFCANVTCLQYYCEFCWANIHSRAGREFHKPLVKEGADRPRQIHFRWN
- the LOC105487916 gene encoding cytoplasmic polyadenylation element-binding protein 2 isoform X1 encodes the protein MRDFGFGVLQTAPLRSSSPGPLFSGEAYGPYAVGSANPLPSATPFGPLSPPPLPVTGFLEAASPFSIPLGGGAGSPAAAASSSSPFLAHQQTMQDELLLGLTQQPARPLSGAAATEKLPNHHPGGGTIAGVTHLLPSQDFKPSLHHPSSSSASACCCCRTSSPQDFSKRQQQQLSSQKRKEFSPPHLPHPPDSKPPPPPPPPLHCPGRFSPPPPAGPLLQPAQLGQRQQQQPPQQFSLPHPQHLSPQDFAPRQRPADLPPLPQLPPSPPAAPRRRHGGAGSPRKTPAPGEGSAAESPNASLASSTPPVNPAPGSMESPNHPLLNSPSNLLPGGALGAGAFSSLQSPDLPHPGGGGGGGGGGPPGGGGGGGSASPPPLPGFGTPWSVQTASPPPQPQQPPPTQPQQQQPPPQQTPQPQPQPPGSSATTPGGGGGGSLSAMPPPSPDSENGFYPGLPSSMNPAFFPSFSPVSPHGCTGLSVPTSGGGGGGGGFGGPFSATAVPPPPPPAMNLPQQQPPPPAAPQQPQSRRSPVSPQLQQQHQAAAAAFLQQRNSYNHHQPLLKQSPWSNHQSSGWGTGSMSWGAMHGRDHRRTGNMGIPGTMNQISPLKKPFSGNVIAPPKFTRSTPSLTPKSWIEDNVFRTDNNSNTLLPLQVRSSLQLPAWGSDSLQDSWCTAAGTSRIDQDRSRMYDSLNMHSLENSLIDIMRAEHDPLKGRLSYPHPGTDNLLMLNARSYGRRRGRSSLFPIDDGLLDDGHSDQVGVLNSPTCYSAHQNGERIERFSRKVFVGGLPPDIDEDEITASFRRFGPLVVDWPHKAESKSYFPPKGYAFLLFQEESSVQALIDACIEEDGKLYLCVSSPTIKDKPVQIRPWNLSDSDFVMDGSQPLDPRKTIFVGGVPRPLRAVELAMIMDRLYGGVCYAGIDTDPELKYPKGAGRVAFSNQQSYIAAISARFVQLQHGDIDKRVEVKPYVLDDQMCDECQGARCGGKFAPFFCANVTCLQYYCEFCWANIHSRAGREFHKPLVKEGADRPRQIHFRWN